The region CCCCAGCTCGGCGCCGGCGGCTGCACGCCCAGCCCGAGGAACGAGAGCGAGGCCTCCAGCAGGATCGCGTGTGCCACCTCGAAGGTGGCAATGATGATCAGGTTGTTGACCACGTTCGGCAGGATTTCCGACAGCACGATGCGCCAGGTCGGGCAGCCGATGGCCCGCGCCGCGGCCACATAATCCATGTTGCGCGCCTGCTGCGTGGCGCTGCGCATGACCACGGCATACCGGTCCCAGAGCAGCAAGCCCAGCACCAGGATCACCGCCTCCAGCGAGCCGCCCACCAGGGCGACGATGGCGAGCGCTACCAGCACGATCGGCATGGAGAGCCGCGTCGTGATGACGAACGAGATCACCGCGTCGACCCGGCCGCCGAAATAGCCGGCGGTCACGCCCAGGGCAGAGCCGATAATGCCGGAGAGAAGGGCCGTGCAGATGCCGATCAACAGCGAGATCTGCGCGCCATAGATCAGCCGGCTGAGATAATCGCGGCCCAGATTGTCGGTACCCAGCAGATGCGCCGGGTCGGCGCCCTCCATCCAGAAGGGCGGGCGCAGGCGCGCGAACAGGTCTTGCTCGAACGGGTCGTGGGGGGCGAGCAGCGGCGCGAACACCGCCATCAGCAGGATGGCGAGCAGGATGCCGCCGCCGACCCAGACGGAGGTGTGGCCGCGCATGCGGCGGAACAGGCGCGCGGTTGGGCTCGGACCCAGCGCGCGGGCGGGGTCGAGAGCCGACCCGGGGGCGACGACGTCAGCCATGATTGCGCGCCCTCCTCAGGATACGCGAATGCGCGGGTCGAGCCACGCGTTCAGCAGGTCGGAAATGACGGTCAGGAACACGTAGAACATGCACACCACCAGCAGGATGGTCTGGATCACGGCGATGTCCTTGCGCAGGATCGACTCCCAGGCCAGATACCCGATGCCCTGCATCGCGAACACCGACTCGATGACGATGGCGCCCGAGAGCATGTGTCCGAACTGCACCGAGGCCAGCGCCACCACCGGGATGACCGCGTTGCGCAGCGCATGCTTGAACAGCACCCGCATCGGGCCGAGCCCCTTGGCATAGGCGGTGCGGATATAGTCCGCCGACAGCACTTCCAGCATGCCGGAGCGCGTGAGCCGCATGATCGGCGGCGTCGAATAATAGCCGAGCGTCACCGCCGGCAGGATGAAATTCTGCCAGGAATCGTCGCCGCTGATCGGCGTCCAGCCCAGCGTCAGGCCGAACACCACCATCAGCATGAGGCCCATCCAGAACGTCGGGATGGCCTGGCCGGCAACGGCGATGGTCATCGACAGCCGGTCGATCCAGGAATTCGGCCGCAACGCCGCCAGCACCCCGAACGGAATGCCGATCAGCAACGAGAGCACCAGGCCGGAGGCGGCCAGCCGCAAGGTGGTCGGCAGGCGCGTGGCCACCAACTCCCACACCGTTTCCGGGAAGAACAGCGACTGGCCGAAATCCCCCTGCACCGCCTTGCCGAGCCAGTCCGCGTATTGCACGATGATCGGCCGGTCCAGGCCGTAGGCCTTGCGGATTTCCGCAATGTCTTCCGCACTGGCCTCCTCACCCGCCAGCGCGATGGCGACATCGCCGGAAACGCGCACCAGGAAGAAGGCGATGACGGAGACGGTGATCGCCACGAGGATCGCCATCAGCAGGCGACGCAGGGTAAACCTCAGCAAGGTCGGCCGTTCCTTTTAACATGCACGGCGGCGTCCGACCGCTCCCTCCGGGGAAGAGGGCGGCCGAACGCCAAACGCCCCTATTTCCACTTCGCCCGGTAGAGATGGACGATCTCGTCCGGGGTCGGCTGGAAGTCAAGTTCCGGGTTCATGCCATAAAAATAGGCATAGCTCCACAGCGGCAGCCAATAAGCCTGCTCGGCGATGATCCGCAGCGCTTCCGCATAATTCTTCTTGCGCTCGGCCGGGTCGATGGTGGCGCCGCCGGCGTCCAACAACGCCTTGACCTGCGGGTCCAGCGCGGTGTCGTCGGACCGACCGTCGAAGAAGTAGGCGGTGATGTTGGCGATATCGTTGACCGAGCCGGAACCCCAGGTCATGAAGTCGAACGGCACCTCGTCATTGCGCACCTTGTCGCGCAGAGCCGAGTACTTCATCCATTGCAGGTTCGCCTTGATGCCGACCTTGCTGAGGAAGCCCATCATCGCCTCGGCCACCGGCCGGTCACGATAACCGTAGAAGTCGATGCTGAAACCGTCGGGATAGCCCGCTTCCGTCAGCAATGCCTTGGCCTTGGCCGGGTCATAGGCGTAGCGCGGCGCATCCGGCGACTCGCAGCCGAACTGGCTCGGATAGCAGGCCAGGTCCTGCACGGTGCCGGCACCCATCAGATTCTTGACGATGGCCTCGCGGTCGATGGCATAGCTGATCGCCTGCCGCACCTTCTGGTTCGTCACCGGCGTGTCGCCGGATTTGCCGGCGGCGTCGAATTGCAGATAGCCGACGCGCATGGTCTCGCCCGCGACCACATCCACGTTCGGCATACGGCCCAGTTTCTCACCCTGCTCCTTGGACAGGCGCCAGATCAGGTCGGCGTTGCCGGCCAGAAGCTCGGCGATCTGGGTGTTGGTTTCCGGGATGAACCGCATCACCACGGTGCCGATATGCGGCTGGCCCTTGCCACCGCCGAAATACTTCTCGTTCTTCTCCAGCACCAGCCGCTTGCCCGGCTCAACGGAAGCGGCCTTGTAGGGGCCGGTGCCGACCGGCGCGCGGCCGTAGCCGTCCTTGCCGACCTTCTGGTAATACTGGTCCGGATACATCACGATGGAGGTCGAGAGATATTCGATCGCCGGCGCAAACACCTTGTCCAGATGCAGGCGGACGCTGTATTCGCCGGTCTTTTCGACGCTGGAAATCCATCGCACCGGGTTGCGGTTCGCCATCTTGTTGTCGGGATCGTTCACCATGTTGATGGTGAAGACCACGTCATCGGCGTCGAACTTCTCGCCGTTGTGGAAGGTCACCCCCTGGCGCAGCGTGATATCGATGGTCTTGGGGTCGGCATATTCGATCTTGGTGGCCAGATGCGGCACATATTCCCCGGTATCCAGATCGCGCCAGTAGAGGCTGTCCCAGATATGCCGGGAGAGAATAGTCCCCTCGCGCAGGGTCTGGTCATAGTAATTGTAGGTCGGCGGCTCGTAGGTCGTGACCCAGGTGAGCGTGTCGTCGTCCTTGCCGGCCTGGGCCGCCCCAGCCACTCCGATGCCGGCCACTGCCAGCATTGCCGTCTTCCATAGCCTCATTCGCATGCCTCTCGAACTCCCAGTGGTTTGGGGTGCCGTGACGATGGGCACCCGTGGCTGTTGATACGGCAAAACCGTACCCGGCAGCCGGTACAATGCCAACCGCCAAACCGCCTCGCCCACTATGCAACCGGCATACCAAACAGTGTATTCCGGGATTCCGACGGCCGCCCCTCTCTCATGGCGGCCGCCGCCGCTGCGCCATTGGGCACCAGGGCCCATTTCGCATGCACGGTCCCCCCGAACAGCGTCAAAAGTGCGTAAGGATATTACGACTTCGGCAACGCCAATACTGCCGATCCTCCGCCGGATCCGCCCCACACCCCATACGGCGACCGCTTCGCCAAACGCACCGGTCCCATGATGCCTAAAAAGAAAGAGAAATTCCCAGAATGTCCTGAAAAACTTATGTTAAATTTTATTTAATTTGTTAGAATTGATACATCTCCATAACATACGCATATGCATACATAATGATGGAAATTATCGCTAAGCTTATCGAGAGCTGTGCTGTTGTCGTTGTCGCCGGGATATTCCTGACGCTCGTTGGCCAACGGTTTCAGACATCGGCCATTCGAAACGGCATCGTGGTTGGGGTCATCTTTGGCGCAATCGGCATTGTCAGCCTGTTGACGGCGGTGGAAGTCGGGGCGGGATACCGCATCGATGCCCGCGACGTGGCCGTCGCCCTTTCAGTGCCGGTTGGAGGCACAGTCGGCGTTGCCATTACTGCGGCTATTCTGTCTCTATCACGCTTTTATCTCGGCGGTGCTGGAATGCTGGAGGGAATTTTCACCCTTTGTCTGGTTGCAGTCGGTTCCGCGGTGTTCTGGACCAACGCGCAAAAACACCGGGAAAAACGGCTTTTTCTCAAGGACATTCTGGTTCTAGCCAGCATCACTGCCGCCTCTCCCGTTATCGCCTCCCTAATTGTGTCCGCCTTCGCGCTGGAAGCGCCGGATTTCTCCGTGCTCAAACTGTCCGTGCCGACAAATTTTGCCGGGACGATGCTTTGGGGCGTGGTGATGGCGCGGGACGCCGAACGGAGATGGGTCCTCGCCGCCTTTGGCAAACGGGAGGAACAACTCCGGTCCGTAGCCAACTACGTCTCCGATGCGCCGCGGGGTTTGGATCATCTGGTCCATGCCCTGGCGACCCAACTCCAGGCTTTGGCCAACAACGTGCCGGGCATCCTGTTCCAACTCTACCTGGATGAGAAAGCAAGCCCGCGATTTCGCTATGTCTCCAAAGGGGCCAACCGGTTGCTGGGGATCTCGCCGGAGAAGCTGGTCGAAAGAGCGGATATCATATCCACCTTGGTGTCTCCCGAAGCGTTGCGGAAAATCCTGGAATCGATCCGGGATTCGGCCGCCGATTTCACGCCCTGGACCAACGAAGCGGAGTTCGTGCTGCACGACGGGCGATCCCTTTGGCTCCGCATTGCCGCCGAACCGCGATATGACTCGGACGACCGTCTGGTTTGGGACGGCTCCATGTTCGACATCACCCAGGAAAAGCGCAACGAGCAGATGAAGAATGAGTTCATCTCGACCGTCAATCATGAGTTGCGCACCCCATTGACGTCCATCCGAGGTTCATTGGGGCTGGTTGCCGCCGGGACGGCCGGTGAATTGCCGGACAAGGCAGCCGCTCTGATCAAAATCGCCCTTTCCAACAGCGAGCGGCTGGTCGGCTTGATCAACGACATCCTCGACATTGAAAAGATCGAAGCCGGTCGCATGACCTTCGACCTGGAGCGGCAGCCCATTACCCCGTTGATCGAACAGGCCATTGAAGCCTGCAAGGGCTATTTGGTCGACTACGGCGTCACAATCGCATTCGCCGATCACGAAGGGGGGATGGAAGCCACGGTGGACGGTCGCCGGATGCACCAGGTGCTGGTCAACCTGATGTCGAATGCCATCAAATTTTCGCCGAAGACCGGAACCGTGGAAATCCGCCTCGAACGCAAGGGGGATTGCATACGGATCGTCGTCAGCGACAACGGCCCCGGTATCGACGAGACGTTCAGGGACAGGGTCTTCAAGAAGTTTGAACAGGCGGATGCTTCCGATTCCCGCGAAAAGGGCGGCACGGGCCTCGGCCTCAGCATTGTCAAGGCACTCGTGGAAGGGATGAACGGTGATGTCTCGTTCGAAACGGAAGTCGGGGTCGGCACCAGTTTCTACGTGGATCTCCCTGCGATTGGCTCGTCGGACCGGCAAACCATAGACGCTGCGCCCGGGCGACCGCGCGTCCTGATTTGCGAAGATGAAATGGATATCGCCCAGATCATTTCCCTGTCACTCCAAGAATACGGGTTCGCCAGTGACATCGCTCTCAACATGGAGGCTGCAAAGGCCTTCCTTTCAGAGACCGACTACGATGCCATGACCTTGGATGTTCGCTTGGCGGGGGAATCGGGCATCACATTGCTCAATGACGTCAGACGCCTCAAATCCGGGGCAAACTTGCCCGTCATCGTCATTTCCGTCATCGCGGACGAGGCACGGCAACAGATCAACGGCTCGGCGATCGGAATCGTAGACTGGTTAGAAAAGCCGATCGATCTTCATCGGCTGAAGGAGACGGTGAAGCGTATGCGGGAAGGCAACTATCAGCGCAAACCATCGGTTCTGCATGTCGAAGACAACGAAGATGTCCTCGATGTCGTTGCGGCGAGCCTGGGCGACGATCTTGCATTCTCGTGCGCGCGGACTGTTTCCGAAGCCAGAACCAAGCTTTCCAATGCGTATTTCGATGTCATTATCCTGGATCTGGACTTGCCGGACGAACCGGGCGAATCGCTGCTGGATTGTGTCCCCCCCGAGACGGCCGTCATCATTTTCTCGGCAATGGATGTGGACGAAAAACTGGCCCGAAAGGTTCAGGCAGCCATGACAAAAACCCGAACCTCCGAACTATCGATTGCGTCTATGGTGCGTGGGCTCGTGGCCTTGAATCGAAACGCGATCAATGCCGACCAAAACGCGGAAGGCGCACACCAATGAGCGAACTGCGTCTGCTATACGTTGACGACGATCCGGATATCCGCGAGGTCGCCTCCCTTTCGTTGTCACTGGACCAGGACATCGTAGTCCAAACCTGCGCCTGCGGTGCCGATGCGCTGGTCGTCGCGGCCGAATGGCAGCCGCGAATCATCTTGCTAGATGTGATGATGCCGGAAATGGACGGCCCCAGGACCCTTTCGCTATTGCGCGCCAATGAAAGGACCGCCGACATACCGGTGATTTTCATCACCGCCCGGGCTCAAACCCATGAGATTGGTCGGTTCCTGGCTCTCGGGGCGATTGGCGTCATCGTCAAGCCGTTCGACCCCATGACCTTGGCGGCCGAGGTTCGCGGCTACATTGATCGCGTTGATATAAAGTAAACTTATAATTGAAAAGCGAATGCGCCACATTCGTAATGTATTAATTGGCGGTCGTAATTTCAATTTGGAAAAATTGATATTAAATAAACAGACAGTAATATTAAATATTATACGGGAATTATCGGCAGAATCGAGAGAATAGATTCTGCGGCAATAATATTGTACGAAAATATTCTGATAATAACGGTAATATAATAGGGATTCTTCTTAAATATAGGCAGGGATTGCGAGGCATGCTATCTCGTTAGGTCTGAAAACCACGGAACAATTTAAGATGTTGGAGTGCACTGGCATGGAGTCCGGGCTCAAGGTCTTGGTTTGCGATGATGACCCACTGCTCGTTGAACTGATGGAAATGCGCCTGGGGGCCAAAGGCTACGCCGTGGTTACCGCCACCGACGGCATCGAAGCGCTCCAGATAGCGCAGGTGGCCCACCCGGCGTTGATTGTGCTGGACGCGATGATGCCACGTGCGGACGGCTTCGAAGTGCTGTCGCGACTGAAAGCCGACCCGAACCTCTCAACGATCCCGGTGATGATGCTGACGGCGCGAAAAGCCGAAAAGGATATTGTTTCCGCCCTGGATAAGGGCGCCGAGGACTATCTCATCAAGCCCTTCATCCCGGACGAATTGATCGCCCGGATCGGCCGGCTGCTGAAACGCCGCAACGGCGAAGGTCGATGACCCACCGGCTCCTTCGGTCATGCGCTGCGGTCATATTGTTTGGCGTTGCAGCGGTGATCGCAGGCGCGGCCCAAGGACAGAGCGTCAGCCAATTGTATCGCGAGGGCGTTGAGGCGCGGCAGGCAAGGGACTTCTCCAAGGCGGTCGCCCTCTTGCAGCAGGCGCGCGCGCTGGATCCTGAAAATGCCGATGTCCTCGTCCAACTCGGCTTTGCGCAGTTGGGACGCGGGGATCCGATCGCCGCGCATCATGCGTTCTCGGACGCCCTCGAACTGGCGCCCGACTATCTGGATGCGAATTATGGCATTGCGCTGGTTAGGTTCCGGCAACGTCGCTTTGCGGAGGCGCGGGCGATCATGCAGCGATTGACCGAGGCCGCGCCCGAACGCCGGGATTTTGCCGCCTTGTTCGGTGGAATCAAGAAGGCGATGGCAAACGCGCGCGCCGTCCGCTCGAAACCCAACCGGCCACCGGCGGTCAAGCCGCGCGTCGCGGCCCTGCCCGATCGCATGGAGCAGGCGCGCCGGCAAAAGGAAGACGGCGATCTTGCGGGAGCAGAGGCGACATACCGGCGAGCGCTGGCCCTGGCTCCGGAGAATTTCGACGTGCTGTACGCCCTGGGCTTGGTGAGCGCGCAGCAGCAGAAATACGAAGACGCTCGGCATTTCTATCATGCGGCCTTGGCGGTTGTGCCGGGCTCGATTGCGCCCCGCCTCGGCCTGGTGCGATTGGCAATCTGGCAGAACGATCTCGCTGCGGCTCGCGAGCAGATTGACCAACTGAAAGCCGATGCGCCGGATAATGTCGAAGTCGCCTTGGTCGAAGCGCGTATCGCCTTTCTGGAAGGCGACCTTGTGCGGGCGGAGGCCGGGTATGCCGCCATCCTCGCCCGCTGGCCAAAGAACGTGCCGGCTCTCGTCGGACTGGGCGATGCGCGACGGCAACGGCAGGATGAAGACGGCGCACGCGAGGCGTATGGACGGGCTTTGGCCGCAGCACCCGGTTCCCAAGCGATTCAACACCGTCTGGTGCAGCCCGCGCCGCGTCGATGGCAAATCCGCCTCAACACCGAGGGCAGCAATCTAACCAATGGCAGGGGAAGTTGGACCGACAGTGTCACGACATTGTCCTGGCAATGGGCGCCGGAAACGACGGTATCCGTACGTTCGCGCCTGGCAACCCGGTATGGCCGGACGGACGTCGAGCCCGGGATTCGGGTCGATCATCGCCACGGGCAGTACCTCTCGGCATTCGCCGAAACGAGCGGCACCCCCGACGCGGATTTTCTGCCGCGCTTTAAACTGGGCGGCGGCGTCGGTATCCGCGTCGCCAAACCCTTCGGCCCGCTGGGCCCACTATACCTGCATGCAGAGGTCGCCTTCGAGCATTACGGAAACTCCAACATCTGGACGGCGAAACCGGGACTCCAACTCTATGGTCTGGATCAACGTCTGGCCGTCAGCATGCGCTGGATCCGTTCCGAGGATGACCGCGGCGCAACCTCCGACGGCTACCTTCTCCGCGCCGACGCGGTGGTAACCGATCGGCTGCGCGGTTTTGCGGGATACGCGGACGCGCCGGAAATCTCCTTGGGTCGGTTGGAGGAGGTGCAGACGGTCTTTGGCGGCGTCGCAGCGGAGATCAGCCAAGACCTGACGGTGCAGGCCAGCTTCGCCCACGAACAGCGGCGCGCCTTCAACCGTGATTCGGTCGGCGTCGGCCTCACGATCAGGTTCTAGCGATGCTGACGGCTGTGTGGACCCTCTCGCTCGTGCTCATCGCGGCGTCTTTGCTGGCCGCCATAGCGCTCGTTTTGCGGCGCATGATCACCGATCGCCGAGCCAAGACGACGAACGCCGTGCGAAAGCAATTGCTCACGGCACTGGTGTGGTTCAGCAATGACGGCAACACGGCAAAGCTGCTGACCGCGCTCCGACACGCGCCACCGCACATCGTTGCCGATGCGATCACCGAATTCCTGGCGCTGGTTCGGGGGGACGACCGCGAGACGATCATCGCGGCGCTGCATCGGTTCGGGCTGCCGGAGTTTCTGGCCCGGGTCCTGAAAAAGGGGAGCCAGCCGCGCCGGTTTCACGCAGCAGAATTGCTCGCCGCCTTTCCGGCTCATGTCGCCATTCCCCACCTGCAAGAAGCGCTGGATGCCGATCCATCGCAGGACGTGCGGTTGGCGGCCGCCATGGCCCTGGCAGACTTACAAGCCTTGCCTCCGCTTTCATTGATCATGGCCAGGCTCGGCAGGGGCGAACAGTATTCCTGGCGCCTCAACGATCTGTTCCGCCGCCTTCCCACCGAACGCGCCGACGAGCTGGAGAGGATTGCCATGGCAGAAGATGCACCGGACCTCGTTCGAAGCGCGGCGATCGACGCCTTGGTTCCCATCCGTGGCATGTATGCGCGGGAACAGTTCGAAGCCTTGGCGGCCGCGCCGTCGCCAACGGTGGCCGGGGCCGCGATCCGGGCGTTGGGGTATGTCGGCGATTCCAACTCGTCCGAGGTTCTGGCGCACGCCATGGGCAGTTCGAACTGGGACGTCCGGGCGGACGCCGCCGAGGCAGCCGGGCGGCTTGGCGATACCGCCCTGCTGAACCGGTTAGCCGGCCTGCTGAACGACCCGGTCTGGGCCGTGCGCTATGCGGCCGCCAAAGCCATGCGGCGGGCCGGAGCGCGAGGAGACCGGCTGCTACAGGAGGCGGCGACATGTGGGCCTCCTCGAAGCCAGCGCACGGCTTCTCTCGTTCTGGCAGAGGGAGCGAGCCAATGAGCGGCGGTTGGAGCGAAAGCATTGTCCTGGTATCGACGATCCTGGCGTGGGTGATCATTGGCTCCGGCGTGGCGCAAAACGCCGTCTACCTGCTCCAACTCCTGATTTCCGGCTTCACCTTCATCCGACGGCCGCCCGGTGCCCGGTCGCATCTGCTCTGGCATCGCTACAGCGAGGTCGCGCCGCCGATTGCAGTGATCGTTCCTTGTTACAACGAGGCCATGAATGCGGTGGAAAGCGTCCATTCTTTGCTCGCGCTGCATTACCCGGACTTCGAGGTCATCGTCGTCAACGACGGATCCAAGGACGAGACGTTGCAGTGTCTTGTCGAGGGGTTCGATCTCGTTCCCTACCATCGCCCCTTCGAGGAAGCGCTCGCACACATGCCAATCCGCGGTATCTACTCCTCTCCGCGCAACGAGCGTCTCGTGGTGGTCGACAAGGAGAACGGCGGCAAAGCGGATGCGCAGAACGCCGGTATCAATATCAGCCGGGCGCCGGTGTTCTGCGTGATCGACGGCGATTCCATCCTGGAGCCGGATGCCCTGATGCGCGCCGCCAAACCCTTTATCGACGATCCCGAACGGGTGATTGCCGTCGGTGGCACCATCCGCATCGCGAACGGATCGCTCGTAGAAGACGGTCGCGTGAAGGAGGTGCGTTTGCCCACGCAAATCCTGCCATTGTTTCAGATTATTGAATACCTGAGGGTGTTTCTGGTGGCGCGCCTGGCCTGGAGCCGCTTCAACACCCTCATGCTCGTCTCGGGCGCGTTCGGCATGTTCCGCCGGGCCGACGTGGTGGCGGTTGGCGGGTTTACCAAGGGGTCGTTAGGCGAGGATCTCGATCTGGTCATTAAATTGCACCGCTACATGATCGATTCCGGCCGGAAGTACCGGATTGAATTCGTTCCGGAACCGGTCTGCTGGACGGAAGCCCCGTCGACACTCGGCCTCCTGGCGCGGCAGCGGTCCCGCTGGCAGCGAGGGGCATTGGAGGTGTTCTTTCGCTACCGGTCCATGGTGTTGAACCCTCGATACGGCCGCGTGGGCGTGTTGGGATTTGGCAACATGCTGGTGATGGACGTGATCGGGCCGTTCGCAGAATTGCTCGGCTACTTTCTGATGCCGACGTTTTGGATCCTGGGGATTCTCTCGTTCAACTTTATTCTGGCCTTTACGGCCCTGATTTTCACATATGGCGTCGTAATCAGCATATGTTCTTTGATCCTGGAAGAAACGGGATTGCGGCGCTTCCGGCGGCCGCGGGACCTGGTCATTCTGACCGTCATGGCCGTGTTGGAGAATTTCGGTTATCGTCAGATCAACAACTATTGGCGCCTCAAAGGGTGCTGGCAGTATTGGCGCGGCGATACCGGTTGGGGAGAGATGACCCGCACCGGATTTTCAACGCAGAAGACCGGCAAGTGACCTAGCCGGCGATCCGCCGCATCTCTGCGAGCAGGTCGTCAAATCCCTCTCGGATCTCGTCAGCATCTCCCGGAGGGCTCGCAATCAGAAGCTCCTCCAGTCGGGCCGCACGCTCTCCCAGTTCACAGAAGCCCAGCGTGCCGGACGATCCCGAAAGCGAATGGACGATGCCGGCGAGAGGCTTGCCATCCGCCTCCGATTGCGGGTGCAACGCGGTCATGGCTTCCAGCGTCGCCAAATCAGTTCGGACGCGAGCGCGAAAACGGACCCGCAAGCTCTCAAAAATATCTTCTGTCACGCTGACCTTCGCCATGTGGCGTTCCGGCATGATGGACCAAGGCAGCGGTTGCGCAATTTGAAGGCAACGAAACGAACCCTGGCATGATAACTATAAGCGACAGTAGGACAGTTGGCCATGGTAACGGCAGGATGATCCGGTTGGGTGCGGGGTAATTGTCG is a window of Alphaproteobacteria bacterium DNA encoding:
- a CDS encoding Hpt domain-containing protein; the encoded protein is MAKVSVTEDIFESLRVRFRARVRTDLATLEAMTALHPQSEADGKPLAGIVHSLSGSSGTLGFCELGERAARLEELLIASPPGDADEIREGFDDLLAEMRRIAG
- a CDS encoding glycosyltransferase family 2 protein, producing the protein MSGGWSESIVLVSTILAWVIIGSGVAQNAVYLLQLLISGFTFIRRPPGARSHLLWHRYSEVAPPIAVIVPCYNEAMNAVESVHSLLALHYPDFEVIVVNDGSKDETLQCLVEGFDLVPYHRPFEEALAHMPIRGIYSSPRNERLVVVDKENGGKADAQNAGINISRAPVFCVIDGDSILEPDALMRAAKPFIDDPERVIAVGGTIRIANGSLVEDGRVKEVRLPTQILPLFQIIEYLRVFLVARLAWSRFNTLMLVSGAFGMFRRADVVAVGGFTKGSLGEDLDLVIKLHRYMIDSGRKYRIEFVPEPVCWTEAPSTLGLLARQRSRWQRGALEVFFRYRSMVLNPRYGRVGVLGFGNMLVMDVIGPFAELLGYFLMPTFWILGILSFNFILAFTALIFTYGVVISICSLILEETGLRRFRRPRDLVILTVMAVLENFGYRQINNYWRLKGCWQYWRGDTGWGEMTRTGFSTQKTGK